A DNA window from Paraclostridium bifermentans contains the following coding sequences:
- a CDS encoding sodium ion-translocating decarboxylase subunit beta, with translation MLQTFFANTGFAIVDYRQIIMILIACVFLYLAIAKGYEPYLLIPISIGMLLANMPGVDLMKAATDSENGGLLYYLYQGTKLGIYPPLIFLCIGASTDFGPIIANPKTLLLGAAAQFGVFFAFMGAILLGFTGPESASIGIIGGADGPTAIYLTGKLAPHLLGTIALAAYSYMALVPVIQPPIIKALTTKEERMVKMEQLRPVSKTEKIIFPIVIMILVIGLLPTAAPLIGMLMFGNLIKESGVVPKLVETATGPMLYIITIILGLTVGATANAETFLTSQTLGITAMGLVAFAVGTAAGVLFGKIMYKVSGGKVNPMIGAAGVSAVPMAARVVQKVGQKENPSNFLLMHAMGPNVAGVIGSAVAAGVLLQLFVK, from the coding sequence ATGTTACAGACTTTCTTTGCAAACACTGGATTTGCAATAGTAGATTATAGACAAATAATAATGATTTTAATAGCATGTGTATTTTTATACTTAGCTATAGCAAAGGGGTATGAACCATATCTTTTAATACCTATATCTATAGGTATGCTTCTTGCTAATATGCCAGGAGTTGACTTAATGAAAGCAGCTACCGATTCGGAAAATGGAGGACTTTTATATTACTTATATCAAGGAACAAAATTAGGAATTTACCCACCTCTAATATTTTTATGCATAGGTGCAAGTACAGATTTTGGTCCGATAATTGCAAATCCTAAAACACTTTTACTAGGAGCAGCAGCTCAATTTGGTGTATTCTTTGCTTTTATGGGAGCTATATTATTAGGATTTACAGGTCCTGAATCTGCATCTATAGGTATAATTGGTGGAGCAGATGGACCAACAGCTATATATTTAACAGGAAAATTAGCACCACACTTATTAGGAACAATAGCTCTTGCAGCATATTCTTATATGGCATTAGTTCCAGTTATACAACCTCCAATAATAAAAGCTCTGACTACTAAAGAAGAACGTATGGTAAAAATGGAGCAATTAAGACCTGTTTCAAAGACAGAGAAAATAATATTCCCAATAGTTATAATGATATTAGTTATAGGGTTATTGCCAACAGCAGCACCTCTTATAGGAATGCTTATGTTTGGAAACTTAATAAAGGAAAGTGGAGTGGTTCCAAAGTTAGTTGAAACTGCAACAGGGCCTATGCTATACATAATAACTATAATATTAGGATTAACTGTTGGAGCGACAGCAAATGCAGAGACATTTTTAACTTCACAAACGTTAGGAATAACTGCTATGGGACTTGTAGCGTTTGCAGTAGGAACAGCAGCAGGAGTTTTATTTGGTAAAATAATGTACAAAGTAAGCGGCGGAAAGGTTAATCCAATGATAGGAGCAGCAGGAGTTTCAGCAGTTCCTATGGCAGCAAGAGTTGTTCAAAAGGTTGGGCAAAAAGAAAATCCTTCAAACTTCTTACTTATGCATGCAATGGGACCTAATGTTGCAGGTGTTATAGGATCAGCTGTAGCAGCAGGAGTTTTATTACAATTATTTGTTAAATAA
- a CDS encoding biotin/lipoyl-containing protein: MSAKTYHITLNGKVYEVEIEEVKKGERPQPTIQDKAPQPKKEVQVAGSEEAIDAPMPGTIVNIMVSNGDKVKKGQVIAILEAMKMENEIVAPIDGTVISVDVEKGQNVNLGDSLLQIG, translated from the coding sequence ATGAGCGCTAAAACATATCACATAACATTAAATGGGAAAGTTTATGAAGTTGAAATTGAAGAAGTAAAAAAAGGAGAAAGACCACAGCCTACAATCCAAGATAAAGCACCACAACCTAAGAAGGAAGTTCAAGTTGCAGGTTCAGAAGAAGCTATAGATGCTCCAATGCCAGGAACTATAGTAAATATAATGGTTAGTAATGGTGACAAAGTAAAGAAAGGCCAAGTTATAGCTATACTTGAAGCTATGAAAATGGAAAATGAAATAGTAGCTCCAATAGATGGAACAGTTATTTCTGTTGATGTTGAAAAAGGTCAAAATGTAAATCTTGGGGATAGCTTATTACAAATAGGATAA
- a CDS encoding OadG family protein, whose protein sequence is MFGNEISIMEAINITISSMTIVFLTLILISLVLSSFKYIFKTKPQVKTVIKKEVEKEQIAFDEDDEEDRVVVALAASIMAGEGNINPNLHVKRITRIK, encoded by the coding sequence ATGTTTGGTAATGAAATAAGTATAATGGAAGCTATCAATATAACTATATCTAGTATGACTATAGTATTTTTAACTTTAATATTGATATCTCTTGTATTATCTTCGTTTAAATATATATTTAAAACAAAACCACAAGTAAAAACAGTTATTAAAAAAGAAGTAGAAAAAGAACAAATAGCTTTTGATGAAGATGATGAAGAAGATAGAGTAGTAGTTGCACTTGCGGCATCTATAATGGCAGGTGAAGGAAACATAAATCCTAACCTTCATGTAAAGAGAATAACAAGAATAAAATAA
- a CDS encoding oxaloacetate decarboxylase subunit alpha produces the protein MNQLKITETALRDGHQSLIATRLTTEEILPILETMDKVGYHSMEVWGGATFDACIRFLNEDPWERLREIRKRVKNTKLQMLLRGQNLLGYRNYADDLVDKFIKLSLENGIDIIRVFDALNDVRNIEASVKAIKKYGGHCQCAISYTTSDVHTTEYYLGLLKDMESMGADSICIKDMAGVLTPYNAYELVKKMKSISNLPIELHTHCTSGIADMIYMKAVEAGVDIIDTAISPFSGGTSQPPTESLAVTFSEMERNPGLNMEALLEVAEYFKPIRDKYMEQGTLNPKVLLTEPQTLNYKVPGGMLSNLLSQLKQQNATEKYEDVLKEVPRVRADLGYPPLVTPMSQMVGTQALFNVLTGERYKLVPKEIKDYVKGQYGKAPAPIDKDIKKKIIGEEEVITIRPADLLEPEFEKIKSEAGKLAKCDEDVLTYALFPQVAPNFLENKYNPKKEEELSEENKIHYITVTM, from the coding sequence GTGAATCAGTTAAAAATAACTGAAACAGCATTAAGGGATGGGCATCAGTCTTTAATTGCTACAAGGTTAACCACAGAAGAAATACTACCTATATTAGAAACTATGGACAAGGTAGGATATCACTCTATGGAAGTTTGGGGTGGAGCGACGTTTGATGCATGCATACGTTTTCTAAACGAAGACCCATGGGAAAGATTAAGGGAAATAAGAAAAAGAGTAAAAAATACTAAACTACAAATGCTTTTAAGAGGACAAAATCTTCTTGGATATAGAAACTATGCAGATGACCTAGTTGATAAATTTATTAAACTTTCACTGGAAAACGGTATCGATATAATAAGAGTGTTTGATGCGTTAAATGATGTTAGAAATATCGAAGCATCTGTGAAAGCTATCAAAAAATATGGTGGGCATTGCCAGTGTGCAATTTCTTACACTACAAGTGATGTTCATACAACAGAGTATTACTTAGGGCTTTTAAAGGACATGGAATCTATGGGGGCAGATTCTATATGTATAAAAGACATGGCTGGAGTTTTAACTCCGTATAACGCTTATGAGCTAGTTAAAAAGATGAAATCTATAAGTAACCTGCCAATAGAATTACATACGCATTGTACTAGTGGGATAGCGGATATGATATATATGAAAGCTGTTGAGGCTGGAGTAGATATAATAGATACCGCAATATCTCCATTTTCGGGAGGAACATCTCAACCTCCAACAGAATCCTTAGCTGTAACATTTAGTGAAATGGAAAGAAATCCAGGATTAAATATGGAAGCTTTACTAGAAGTTGCAGAATACTTTAAACCTATAAGAGATAAATATATGGAACAAGGTACTTTAAATCCAAAAGTGTTACTAACAGAGCCTCAAACTTTAAATTATAAGGTTCCAGGCGGAATGCTTTCTAATTTACTTTCTCAGTTAAAGCAACAAAATGCAACTGAAAAATACGAAGATGTATTAAAAGAAGTTCCAAGAGTTAGAGCAGATCTTGGATACCCTCCATTAGTTACGCCTATGAGTCAAATGGTAGGAACTCAAGCTTTATTCAATGTATTAACTGGAGAGAGATATAAATTAGTTCCAAAAGAAATAAAAGATTATGTAAAAGGACAATATGGAAAAGCTCCAGCACCTATAGATAAAGATATTAAGAAAAAAATAATAGGTGAAGAAGAAGTTATAACTATAAGACCGGCAGATCTTTTAGAACCAGAATTTGAAAAGATAAAGTCTGAAGCTGGGAAATTAGCTAAGTGTGATGAAGATGTATTAACATATGCATTATTCCCACAAGTAGCACCGAACTTCTTAGAAAATAAATACAATCCAAAAAAAGAAGAAGAGTTAAGTGAAGAAAATAAAATTCACTATATAACAGTAACTATGTAG
- the lepB gene encoding signal peptidase I: MKEKVIEKTIEWAKVITLAICMGLIVTYFIVPTVVSGESMYPTLNTKDYLIINKLAYKTGNPNRGDIVVFKTDLKSRDGEKKSLVKRIIGLPNDHLVIKSGQVYINDKLIDEPYLEGTYTAGDIDIKIPSDSYFAMGDNRLVSKDSRDSDVGVVNKNEIVGEVSMRLFPFKEVGTIG; this comes from the coding sequence ATGAAAGAAAAAGTTATAGAAAAAACTATTGAATGGGCAAAGGTTATAACGTTAGCTATATGTATGGGGCTTATAGTTACATATTTTATTGTACCTACAGTTGTAAGTGGAGAATCGATGTATCCAACTTTAAATACTAAGGATTACTTGATAATAAATAAGTTAGCATACAAAACTGGAAATCCGAATAGAGGAGACATAGTAGTATTTAAAACTGATTTGAAAAGTAGGGATGGAGAGAAAAAAAGTTTAGTGAAAAGAATTATAGGACTTCCAAATGATCATTTAGTAATCAAAAGTGGGCAAGTCTATATAAATGATAAATTAATAGATGAACCTTATCTAGAAGGTACTTACACAGCTGGAGATATAGATATAAAAATACCAAGTGATAGTTATTTTGCTATGGGTGATAATAGATTAGTAAGTAAAGATAGTAGGGATTCAGACGTTGGAGTTGTGAATAAAAATGAAATAGTGGGGGAAGTAAGTATGAGGTTATTTCCATTTAAAGAAGTTGGGACTATTGGATAA
- a CDS encoding YjjW family glycine radical enzyme activase translates to MNAPVNKIINMSFIDGPGCRISIFLQGCNMECIYCHNPETQNICFSCKECIDVCKAGALTFEGKIKYDKNKCINCDECIGVCKKFASPKITYYDTTELFNYINKYKNLIDGITFSGGECTIYSDFIIEFADIIHEKTNLNVFVDTNGNVKEKDIDKLIERVDGFMFDLKAFKGDTHIKVTGIESNIVFNNINKCAKTEKLYEIRTVLIENINDDWDTFIDEVEYIKNLNGYTKFKLIPFRQYGVKGELSNFRDYPKEKYMKYHEKAKEVLKERMINPII, encoded by the coding sequence ATGAACGCTCCTGTTAATAAAATTATAAATATGAGTTTTATAGATGGGCCTGGATGTAGGATAAGTATATTTTTGCAAGGCTGCAATATGGAGTGTATATATTGTCATAATCCAGAAACCCAAAATATTTGCTTTTCATGCAAAGAGTGTATAGATGTATGCAAGGCGGGGGCACTTACATTTGAAGGAAAAATAAAATATGATAAAAATAAATGCATAAATTGTGATGAATGTATAGGTGTTTGTAAGAAATTTGCTTCACCTAAAATTACTTATTACGATACAACTGAATTATTTAACTATATCAATAAATATAAAAATCTTATAGATGGCATTACGTTTTCTGGAGGAGAGTGTACTATTTATAGTGACTTTATAATAGAATTTGCTGATATTATTCATGAAAAAACAAATCTAAATGTTTTTGTTGATACAAATGGAAATGTAAAAGAAAAAGATATTGATAAGCTTATAGAACGTGTAGATGGATTTATGTTTGACTTAAAGGCGTTTAAAGGGGATACTCATATCAAGGTTACAGGAATAGAAAGTAATATAGTTTTTAATAATATAAATAAATGTGCTAAGACTGAAAAACTATATGAAATAAGAACTGTATTAATCGAAAATATAAATGATGATTGGGATACATTTATAGATGAGGTTGAATATATAAAAAATTTAAATGGATATACTAAGTTTAAATTAATACCATTTAGGCAATATGGAGTAAAAGGAGAACTTTCTAATTTTAGAGATTATCCGAAAGAAAAATACATGAAATACCATGAAAAAGCGAAAGAAGTATTAAAAGAGAGAATGATAAACCCTATTATTTAA
- a CDS encoding YjjI family glycine radical enzyme: MNSIEQILHSMDMQYHEKRANMARLAEDSLAPLKISEETKSYLDRKILCDMNEGARPYRPRYVLPDYVKFIKQGSEYLDIQPPKDLYEAVNAMLILYKYVPSITGYPVYVGQIDDVLEQFMDTVSEKEAYNLIKMLLINIDRTLPDAFVHMNIGPKDSRVGRLVIQIERELRKAIPNVTLKCSEETPDDLIKYGIESALENIKPYFVNHKLMTNDLGEDYGVVSCYNSLRIGGGAHTLTRLNLKALAEESKDYEDFMNVQLPKAVKSLSELTNARIKYLVEDVKFFESSFLAKEGLIDLNKFTSMPAIYGTFECVEIFTGKQMGHDERANDVAEEICKRFAELVRNEDALYCGGTKGKHGVHAQGGLESDTDTTPAIRIKYGCEPDIFDHINLSGKLHKYFDTGCSDIYLFDETAKNNIDGMLRVVKGALENGIRVLSINSDSSEFVRITGYLVKKTDINKFNEGKNLREDSVVLGALSMKNGIEERKVRTV, translated from the coding sequence ATGAACAGTATAGAACAAATATTACACTCTATGGATATGCAATATCATGAAAAAAGAGCTAATATGGCAAGATTAGCAGAAGATTCTTTAGCGCCTTTAAAAATAAGCGAAGAAACAAAGTCTTATTTAGATAGAAAAATATTATGTGATATGAATGAAGGTGCTAGACCATATAGACCTAGATACGTATTACCTGACTATGTAAAGTTTATAAAACAAGGCAGTGAGTACTTAGATATACAGCCACCAAAAGATTTATATGAGGCTGTTAATGCAATGTTAATACTTTATAAATATGTGCCATCTATAACTGGGTATCCTGTTTATGTAGGGCAAATAGATGATGTATTAGAACAATTTATGGATACTGTAAGTGAAAAAGAAGCTTACAATTTAATAAAAATGCTACTTATAAACATAGATAGAACATTACCTGATGCATTTGTTCATATGAATATAGGACCAAAAGATAGCAGAGTAGGAAGACTAGTAATACAAATAGAAAGAGAACTTAGAAAAGCTATACCTAATGTTACTTTAAAGTGTAGTGAAGAAACTCCAGATGACCTTATAAAGTATGGTATAGAATCAGCTCTTGAAAATATAAAGCCATATTTTGTAAATCATAAATTAATGACTAATGATTTAGGGGAAGATTATGGTGTAGTTAGTTGTTATAACTCACTTAGAATAGGTGGTGGAGCACATACACTAACTAGATTAAATTTAAAAGCATTAGCAGAAGAAAGTAAAGATTATGAAGATTTTATGAATGTACAACTTCCAAAGGCAGTAAAATCACTATCAGAACTTACAAATGCTAGAATCAAATATTTAGTTGAAGATGTTAAGTTCTTTGAAAGTTCATTCTTAGCAAAAGAGGGGTTAATAGATTTAAATAAGTTTACATCTATGCCAGCTATATATGGAACTTTTGAATGTGTTGAAATATTTACAGGAAAACAAATGGGTCATGATGAAAGAGCCAATGATGTAGCAGAAGAAATATGCAAACGATTTGCTGAGTTAGTTAGAAATGAAGATGCGCTATATTGTGGAGGGACAAAAGGTAAGCATGGAGTCCATGCACAAGGGGGATTAGAATCGGACACAGATACAACTCCAGCAATTAGAATTAAGTATGGATGTGAGCCTGATATATTTGATCACATTAATTTATCAGGAAAACTTCACAAGTATTTTGATACAGGGTGTAGTGATATATATTTATTTGATGAAACTGCAAAAAATAATATAGATGGAATGCTTAGAGTTGTAAAAGGAGCTCTTGAAAATGGAATAAGAGTATTATCTATAAACAGTGATTCTTCAGAATTCGTAAGAATAACTGGATACTTAGTTAAAAAGACTGATATAAATAAATTTAATGAAGGCAAAAACTTAAGAGAAGACTCAGTTGTTTTAGGTGCATTAAGTATGAAAAATGGAATTGAAGAAAGAAAGGTAAGAACTGTTTAA
- a CDS encoding YfcC family protein, with protein MSKLKKKITIPHTFTIIFLLIVVIAILTWIIPSGEFQRINVDGRMVVKPGTYRQVAPNPQGIQDVFKAPIDGFIDAAEVVGFVLLVGGAFGIVNKTGAIESGINHTVKKLNKLQVLIIPVSMILFGLGGSTFGMNEETLPFYMIFIPLMMNLGYDSLTAISTVFIGSGTGVIASTINPFSVGIAQALANITPGSGIGYRSLIFVALMALSISFVMLHAHKVKKDPKKSIVYEYDQKNKGEFIVEDLSIKQFTKKEGIVLAIFIGGMCMMVYGVLNLDWYIPQIAMIFCMIGIFSGIFGGLKQDEIVDSFLNGASDLISAALAIALARGIVIVAQNGHIIDTLLNYSADLLSRLPKFIFINLSFALESVLAFLIPSSSGLASLTIPVLSPLSDLVGVSSQLIITAYQFGTGIINLITPTSGVLMGALAFAKIPWSKWLRHIAPLIGGIIVVCIAFLTIGLYIGF; from the coding sequence ATGAGTAAACTTAAGAAAAAAATCACCATACCACATACATTTACTATAATATTTTTACTTATTGTAGTAATTGCTATTCTTACATGGATTATTCCAAGTGGGGAATTTCAAAGAATAAATGTAGATGGAAGAATGGTGGTAAAACCAGGAACATATAGACAGGTAGCACCAAATCCTCAGGGAATTCAAGATGTGTTCAAAGCTCCTATAGATGGATTTATTGATGCTGCTGAAGTAGTTGGGTTCGTACTTCTTGTAGGAGGTGCTTTTGGAATCGTTAATAAAACAGGAGCTATAGAATCAGGAATTAACCATACAGTTAAAAAACTTAACAAGCTACAAGTGTTAATAATACCGGTGTCTATGATTTTATTTGGGTTAGGGGGATCTACTTTTGGTATGAATGAAGAAACCCTACCGTTTTATATGATATTTATACCTTTAATGATGAACTTAGGATATGATTCGTTAACAGCTATAAGTACAGTTTTCATAGGTTCTGGAACAGGTGTAATAGCGTCCACTATAAATCCATTTTCAGTTGGAATTGCGCAAGCTTTAGCCAATATAACACCTGGATCTGGAATAGGATATAGAAGCTTAATTTTTGTGGCATTGATGGCACTTTCAATAAGTTTTGTTATGTTACATGCCCATAAAGTTAAGAAAGATCCTAAAAAGTCGATTGTTTATGAATATGACCAAAAAAATAAAGGTGAATTTATTGTAGAGGATTTATCAATAAAGCAGTTTACAAAAAAAGAAGGTATTGTCCTAGCTATATTTATAGGTGGAATGTGCATGATGGTTTATGGGGTTTTAAATTTAGACTGGTACATACCTCAGATAGCTATGATATTTTGTATGATAGGAATTTTTTCAGGTATATTTGGAGGTCTTAAGCAAGATGAAATAGTTGATTCATTTTTAAATGGAGCTTCAGATTTAATATCTGCAGCACTTGCTATTGCATTAGCTCGTGGTATAGTCATAGTAGCTCAGAATGGACATATAATAGATACTTTATTAAATTATTCAGCTGATTTATTAAGTAGATTGCCTAAATTTATATTTATTAATTTATCTTTTGCGCTAGAATCTGTATTGGCATTTTTAATACCGTCATCTTCAGGACTTGCATCACTTACAATACCTGTATTATCTCCACTTTCAGATTTAGTTGGAGTATCTAGCCAGTTAATAATAACTGCATATCAATTTGGAACTGGTATTATTAATTTAATTACACCTACATCAGGAGTTTTAATGGGAGCGCTGGCATTTGCTAAAATACCATGGTCTAAATGGTTAAGACATATCGCTCCATTAATAGGAGGAATAATTGTAGTGTGTATAGCATTTTTAACAATTGGATTATACATAGGATTTTAA
- a CDS encoding DedA family protein, with protein MEFRSLVEEFIINYGLISIFIVVALEYANLPLPSELVLPLVGIFAFKYNMNFTQVVTISILGGITGCIVNYYLGYKFGKPLIEIIIGKFPKTEKSVMSSYSWIKKYDKISVMISRVVPVARTFISIVAGVIKMNIITFIIYSTIGIGIWNLALISAGYLLGHKIHIITTILKQYSLLVCIIAVIFTIVYIIKSRIKKTHKDT; from the coding sequence TTGGAGTTTAGGTCATTAGTTGAAGAGTTTATAATAAACTATGGATTAATTAGTATTTTTATTGTAGTAGCATTAGAATATGCAAACCTTCCTCTACCAAGTGAATTAGTTTTACCATTAGTAGGGATATTTGCATTTAAATATAATATGAATTTTACACAAGTAGTAACTATATCCATATTAGGAGGAATAACTGGGTGTATAGTCAATTATTATTTAGGATATAAATTTGGTAAGCCTTTAATTGAAATTATAATAGGGAAGTTTCCTAAGACTGAAAAATCTGTAATGTCGTCATATTCATGGATAAAAAAATACGATAAAATATCTGTAATGATTTCAAGAGTAGTTCCAGTAGCTAGAACATTTATTTCTATAGTAGCTGGGGTTATAAAAATGAATATAATAACTTTTATAATTTACTCAACTATAGGTATTGGAATATGGAACTTGGCTTTAATTTCAGCAGGATACTTGCTAGGACATAAAATACATATTATAACAACTATATTGAAACAGTACTCTTTATTAGTATGTATAATAGCTGTTATATTTACGATAGTTTATATAATAAAAAGTAGAATAAAAAAAACTCATAAAGACACGTAG
- a CDS encoding dynamin family protein encodes MLGNLNNCIEEARCTFIESPVRNYLMKEKDVPFKKIIKHNLEEVMNNFDILLEKPYSQLKLAIMGEVKSGKSTLVNAIVGREVSEVDVLEATSSIINIFYNEEETYDIDQNCINIGINSDVLKDISIVDTPGLKSITSENENKSIKYIQNADIILYVFDSTHIGQEDIKDVVELIASYGKPIVGVLNKGDLLHDNHQEVLEYIEDEYDLYIDKFFIISSHLEYQNNIIKNAVAKEHDLVSEYSDELKRNFVSLIEFLKSIRTSNDEIKLQSVNSSIEALKHKEKVYHYEYLKSLEMLSQELSNHKNLLNGKFDYIQAKMEFEINEWLDKSFLEDEIHRINKNMDIAREYINDNYINNVINNEKVKLDELFFKEWNECIKEVNSMTNNKIKEFIKDINYRDYNIDLPKVKLNEEEIDMNEMLATIGTGALLGATSGSALAVYAAALSASAPSVTIGAAMLTYCPPLLLAGTVTGGIGKVLYDKLKQDQMNKDIIEDIESFKDNIKFEIRNILIDIYEKASKEIIRIDQGIFENSKDVCMNEYEIEEFQVDLKEYIDKL; translated from the coding sequence ATGTTGGGTAACTTAAATAATTGTATTGAAGAAGCTAGATGTACTTTTATAGAATCTCCAGTTAGAAATTATTTAATGAAAGAAAAAGATGTACCTTTTAAAAAGATTATTAAACATAACCTAGAAGAAGTAATGAATAATTTTGATATTTTGTTAGAGAAACCATATAGCCAATTAAAATTAGCGATTATGGGAGAGGTTAAGTCAGGAAAATCTACATTAGTTAACGCTATTGTAGGAAGAGAGGTATCTGAGGTAGATGTATTAGAAGCTACATCATCGATTATAAATATTTTTTACAATGAAGAAGAAACTTATGATATAGATCAAAACTGCATAAATATAGGTATAAATTCAGATGTATTAAAGGATATTAGTATAGTGGATACGCCTGGATTAAAAAGTATTACATCAGAAAATGAAAATAAATCTATAAAATATATACAAAATGCCGATATAATATTATATGTTTTTGATTCAACTCACATAGGGCAAGAAGATATAAAAGATGTTGTAGAATTAATTGCATCTTATGGGAAACCTATAGTTGGAGTGTTAAACAAAGGAGATTTGCTACATGATAATCATCAAGAAGTTTTAGAGTATATAGAAGATGAATATGACCTATATATAGATAAATTTTTTATAATATCATCTCATTTAGAATATCAAAATAATATAATAAAAAATGCTGTAGCAAAAGAACATGATTTAGTATCAGAATACTCGGATGAATTAAAAAGAAACTTTGTATCATTAATAGAATTTTTAAAAAGTATTAGAACTAGTAATGATGAAATAAAACTTCAAAGCGTAAACTCATCTATAGAAGCCTTAAAACACAAAGAAAAGGTATATCATTATGAATACTTAAAGTCATTAGAAATGCTATCACAAGAATTATCAAATCATAAAAATTTATTAAATGGAAAGTTTGATTATATACAAGCTAAAATGGAATTTGAGATAAATGAGTGGTTGGATAAAAGCTTTTTAGAAGATGAAATACATCGAATAAATAAAAATATGGATATAGCTAGAGAATATATAAATGATAACTATATAAATAATGTCATAAACAATGAAAAAGTAAAATTGGATGAATTATTTTTTAAAGAGTGGAATGAATGTATAAAAGAAGTTAATAGCATGACTAATAATAAAATAAAAGAGTTTATAAAAGATATAAACTATAGAGATTACAATATAGACTTACCTAAGGTTAAATTAAATGAAGAAGAAATAGATATGAACGAAATGCTAGCAACTATTGGAACAGGTGCTTTACTTGGAGCTACATCTGGTAGTGCACTAGCTGTATATGCAGCTGCTTTATCTGCGTCAGCTCCAAGCGTAACAATAGGGGCAGCGATGCTTACTTATTGTCCACCACTACTTTTAGCAGGTACGGTAACTGGAGGAATTGGAAAAGTATTATATGATAAGTTAAAACAAGATCAGATGAATAAAGATATAATAGAAGATATAGAAAGCTTCAAAGATAATATAAAATTTGAGATAAGAAATATATTAATAGATATATACGAAAAAGCTAGCAAAGAAATTATAAGAATAGATCAAGGAATATTTGAAAATTCAAAAGATGTATGTATGAATGAATACGAAATAGAAGAATTTCAAGTTGATTTGAAGGAATATATAGATAAACTTTAA